From the genome of Papaver somniferum cultivar HN1 chromosome 2, ASM357369v1, whole genome shotgun sequence, one region includes:
- the LOC113347866 gene encoding uncharacterized protein LOC113347866 has protein sequence MEQFNGNPDIVTVFFLTDQTTTSSYQFLDEPMFPFVLYFCVMLFILLCYLLLIFVHRKLKSRNVVVKESTQSPVSALDSLDFDKTQKTQNAHSLFVNITNSKNPLKTKKVSLVFSFSSAQSKGDVVNDNLVSKGSDLDNEKGLVRGDDCEKSDGGDLVETVKKKKKRVKKKKENKEDFDKQSYLPVFVQEKNGLDSLYPFTSSSSITQRKIKQQYDQLVKSHDSKALTLAQVGQFAKCLVEARNDLQHKSEILQRKYTITKALLYKADRSSFDRISQQIYKLEAEQKRLDEDAVVYNRIQDQLKLSPAYKKMLEVGARLESDARSGQLEDNTTDSEFSDISFEEFLEQEKKDSFWQRNRKLKSSTT, from the exons ATGGAGCAATTTAATGGAAACCCAGACATTGTTACAGTCTTCTTCCTCACTGATCAAACAACAACATCAAGTTATCAATTTCTAGATGAACCCATGTTCCCATTTGTTCTATACTTCTGTGTAATGCTCTTTATATTACTGTGTTATTTACTGCTCATTTTTGTTCATAGAAAGCTGAAATCAAGAAATGTTGTGGTGAAAGAATCAACCCAGAGCCCAGTTTCAGCTCTTGATTCATTAGATTTTGATAAGACTCAAAAAACCCAGAATGCACATTCACTGTTTGTAAATATTACTAACTCAAAAAATCCtttaaagacaaaaaaggtttcATTGGTTTTTTCATTTTCATCAGCACAGTCTAAGGGGGATGTTGTTAATGATAACTTGGTTTCTAAAGGGTCTGATTTGGATAATGAGAAGGGTTTAGTTAGAGGAGATGATTGTGAGAAGAGTGATGGAGGAGATTTAGTAGAGACagttaagaaaaagaagaaaagggttaAGAAGAAAAAGGAGAATAAGGAAGATTTTGATAAGCAAAGCTATTTGCCAGTCTTTGTTCAGGAAAAGAATGGGTTGGATTCTTTATATCCATTCACATCTTCATCTAGTATAACACAGAGAAAAATCAAACAACAGTATGATCAGCTTGTGAAGTCTCATGATTCAAAAGCCTTGACATTAGCTCAG GTTGGTCAGTTTGCAAAATGCTTAGTAGAGGCGAGGAATGATTTacaacacaa ATCAGAGATCCTTCAACGTAAATACACAATAACAAAGGCTCTACTTTACAAGGCAGACAGGTCTTCATTTGATCGCATCTCACAACAG ATATACAAGTTAGAGGCAGAGCAGAAAAGATTAGACGAAGATGCTGTTGTTTACAATAGGATCCAAGACCAACTCAAGCTCTCACCAGCGTACAAAAAG ATGCTTGAAGTTGGTGCACGTCTGGAGTCAGATGCACGTTCAGGCCAATTAGAAGATAATACTACAGACTCTGAATTTTCCGACATCTCATTCGAGGAGTTTTtggaacaagaaaagaaggatagttTCTG GCAAAGAAACAGAAAACTGAAATCCTCCACGACTTAG